Proteins encoded in a region of the Bacillus methanolicus genome:
- the selD gene encoding selenide, water dikinase SelD — translation MSEHEKIRLTSLSTKAGUGCKIGPEDLAQVLRRLPAQEPVPELLVGHETSDDAGVYRLTDSIALIQTIDYFTPIVDDPYMFGQIAAANALSDVYAMGGEPKTVLNLVGYPIKKLGPEMLSEILRGAADKVKEAGAITVGGHSIDDQEPKFGLSVTGIAHPDHIWKNVGAKPGDVLVLTKPIGVGIITTGIKRSAVTAEQEEEVTKWMAMLNKEAAAVLKSFHPHSVTDVTGFGLLGHASEMARGSNASFEIALSSVPVLKGTYELAEKGVVPGGSKSNHKWLQNDVQYEDISPEEQIVLCDAITSGGLLVSLEKEEAEKYVGELHKHGLTSASIIGQVTERKDKLIYVKR, via the coding sequence TTGAGTGAACATGAAAAAATCCGGTTAACATCTCTTTCAACGAAAGCTGGCTGAGGCTGCAAAATTGGTCCTGAGGACCTGGCGCAAGTTTTGCGTCGTTTACCGGCACAGGAGCCTGTTCCTGAACTTTTAGTCGGCCATGAAACATCAGATGATGCAGGTGTTTATCGTTTGACTGATTCAATCGCTTTAATACAAACAATTGATTATTTTACCCCAATTGTCGATGATCCTTATATGTTCGGCCAAATCGCTGCTGCGAATGCACTCAGTGATGTATATGCGATGGGCGGAGAACCGAAAACCGTATTAAATTTAGTAGGTTATCCAATTAAAAAGCTCGGACCCGAAATGTTGTCCGAAATATTAAGAGGTGCTGCAGACAAGGTGAAAGAAGCGGGTGCGATCACTGTTGGAGGCCACTCCATTGATGACCAGGAGCCAAAATTCGGATTGTCTGTCACAGGAATTGCCCACCCGGATCATATTTGGAAAAACGTCGGGGCGAAGCCGGGAGATGTTCTTGTCTTAACGAAACCAATCGGAGTCGGGATTATCACGACCGGAATCAAACGGTCTGCCGTAACTGCTGAACAAGAAGAAGAAGTAACAAAATGGATGGCGATGTTGAACAAAGAAGCGGCAGCCGTATTAAAATCGTTTCATCCTCACTCCGTCACAGATGTAACTGGTTTCGGACTTCTCGGCCATGCAAGTGAAATGGCAAGAGGCAGCAATGCCAGTTTTGAGATTGCCCTTTCATCTGTGCCTGTTCTTAAAGGTACATATGAATTAGCTGAAAAAGGCGTTGTACCGGGCGGGTCAAAATCAAACCATAAATGGCTGCAAAATGATGTTCAATATGAGGATATTTCTCCAGAAGAACAAATTGTGTTATGTGATGCCATCACATCAGGCGGCCTCCTCGTTTCTCTTGAAAAAGAAGAGGCTGAAAAATATGTTGGAGAACTTCATAAACATGGCCTGACCTCAGCGAGCATTATTGGACAAGTAACAGAAAGAAAAGACAAACTTATTTACGTAAAAAGGTGA